A single window of Acidobacteriota bacterium DNA harbors:
- a CDS encoding PadR family transcriptional regulator, giving the protein MDKFRAESFLPLTPVAFEILLALADGERHGYSILQEVETRSGDAVSLHAGTLYRALARLLESDLIEELRDPPAPSSGDERRRYYRLTARGVAVARAEVGRLEGQLTAARTRRLLKGARP; this is encoded by the coding sequence ATGGACAAATTCAGGGCCGAAAGCTTTCTACCGCTAACTCCAGTCGCCTTCGAGATCCTGCTGGCCCTCGCCGATGGCGAGCGGCATGGCTACAGCATTCTGCAGGAAGTCGAGACCCGCTCGGGCGACGCGGTGTCGCTGCACGCCGGAACGCTCTACCGGGCGCTGGCGCGGCTGCTCGAAAGTGACCTGATCGAAGAACTGCGCGATCCGCCGGCCCCATCGAGCGGCGATGAGCGGCGGCGCTATTACCGGCTGACCGCCCGAGGCGTCGCGGTGGCGCGAGCGGAAGTGGGACGGCTCGAGGGCCAGTTGACGGCGGCCCGCACCCGTCGCCTGCTGAAGGGCGCACGGCCGTGA
- a CDS encoding homoserine kinase: MIAAYAPGSVSNVACGFDVLGFALDEPGDIVIAAQKDGAGVTIAGIEGDGGRLPTDPARNTAGAAVQALLQRLETTRGVSLTIHKGLPLASGIGSSGASAVAAVVAVNELLGRPATLELLLACAMAGEQAGCGASHPDNVAPSLYGGFILARSANPPDIVRLPVPDGLACAVLHPHVEVQTGAARALLGDQVSLRDAVRQWGNLGALVASLFNGDQALLSRSLEDVIAEPRRASLVPGFHAVKAAALAAGALGCSLSGSGPSVFALASSLAVARHAGEAMQRAFNAESGVGADLWVSLVGRQGARVIS; encoded by the coding sequence ATGATTGCTGCATACGCCCCAGGTTCGGTCTCTAACGTCGCTTGTGGCTTCGACGTGCTCGGCTTCGCCCTCGACGAACCCGGCGACATCGTCATTGCCGCGCAAAAGGACGGCGCCGGGGTCACGATCGCCGGCATTGAAGGCGATGGCGGCCGGTTGCCGACTGATCCTGCCCGAAACACCGCCGGGGCAGCAGTCCAGGCCTTGCTGCAGCGGCTCGAAACCACCCGGGGCGTCTCGCTCACCATCCACAAGGGCCTGCCGCTCGCCAGCGGCATTGGCAGCAGCGGCGCCAGCGCGGTGGCGGCGGTCGTCGCCGTCAACGAACTCCTGGGCCGGCCGGCGACCCTCGAGCTGCTGCTGGCGTGCGCCATGGCCGGCGAGCAGGCGGGGTGCGGTGCCTCGCATCCCGACAACGTGGCGCCTTCGCTGTACGGCGGATTCATCCTGGCCCGCAGCGCCAACCCTCCCGACATCGTCCGGCTGCCGGTACCCGATGGGCTGGCCTGTGCGGTCTTGCATCCCCACGTGGAGGTGCAGACCGGCGCCGCGCGAGCGCTGCTCGGCGACCAGGTCAGCCTGCGCGACGCGGTCCGCCAGTGGGGCAATCTGGGGGCGCTCGTGGCGTCGTTGTTCAACGGCGACCAGGCGCTGCTGTCGCGGTCGCTCGAGGATGTGATTGCCGAGCCCAGGCGCGCCTCGCTGGTGCCGGGCTTCCACGCCGTGAAGGCCGCCGCGCTGGCGGCCGGCGCGCTCGGCTGCAGCCTGTCGGGATCGGGACCGAGCGTGTTCGCTCTCGCCAGTTCACTGGCGGTGGCGAGGCACGCCGGCGAGGCGATGCAGCGCGCGTTCAACGCCGAGAGCGGCGTCGGCGCCGACTTGTGGGTGTCGCTGGTCGGCCGTCAGGGGGCGCGGGTGATCTCGTGA
- a CDS encoding transposase: MPRATRYSPPGSVHHVINRGNDRRCLFASPSDFGEFLDLIAWAKGQCPIRVVSYCLMPNHWHFVLWPEEPNAMAAFLHRLGTTHSIRWRKSTGTVGQGHVYQHRYHAFLIESEAYYFRALKYVEANPARAGLVTSASQWEWSSLAERLGTERGILDPGPLPLPDNWLEQVDEVMKPADLEDIHNRLRKWSPIAIRRERRRAGTA; encoded by the coding sequence ATGCCGCGAGCCACTCGATACTCGCCACCCGGCAGTGTTCATCACGTCATCAATCGCGGTAACGATCGCCGCTGCTTGTTCGCATCGCCCAGCGACTTCGGCGAGTTCCTCGACCTGATTGCATGGGCGAAGGGCCAATGCCCCATCCGCGTCGTGTCCTACTGCCTGATGCCCAATCACTGGCATTTTGTGTTGTGGCCGGAGGAGCCCAACGCGATGGCCGCATTCCTCCATCGGCTTGGCACCACCCATTCCATCCGCTGGCGGAAGTCGACGGGTACGGTCGGGCAAGGCCACGTTTACCAACACCGGTACCACGCGTTTCTGATCGAGTCGGAAGCCTACTATTTTCGAGCCCTGAAGTACGTAGAGGCGAACCCGGCGCGCGCCGGCTTGGTCACCTCCGCTAGTCAGTGGGAATGGTCCAGTCTCGCCGAGCGGCTCGGGACCGAACGGGGAATCTTGGACCCGGGCCCCCTCCCGCTACCCGACAATTGGCTGGAGCAAGTCGACGAGGTCATGAAGCCGGCGGACCTTGAGGACATCCACAACCGACTCCGGAAATGGTCACCGATTGCGATCCGGCGAGAGCGGCGGCGCGCAGGAACCGCGTAA
- a CDS encoding hotdog domain-containing protein has protein sequence MSDRIPAIKVLLLPKDTNALGTIFGGVILAHVDLASAVEARKTAPHRYVTKAMNAVEFHAPVFVGDLVNFFTETTRVGRTSITVKVLVEAERWGAGHGERVKVTEAEVVLVAVGADGVPIPIRSE, from the coding sequence ATGTCTGACCGGATTCCCGCCATCAAGGTGCTGTTGCTGCCGAAAGACACCAACGCGCTCGGCACCATCTTCGGCGGCGTCATCCTCGCCCATGTGGACCTGGCGTCGGCCGTCGAGGCGCGCAAGACCGCGCCTCATCGCTACGTGACCAAGGCCATGAACGCCGTCGAGTTTCACGCGCCGGTCTTCGTGGGCGACCTGGTCAATTTCTTTACGGAAACGACCCGGGTCGGCCGCACCTCCATCACCGTCAAGGTGCTGGTCGAAGCTGAACGGTGGGGCGCCGGTCACGGCGAGCGGGTCAAGGTGACCGAGGCGGAAGTGGTGCTGGTGGCCGTTGGCGCCGACGGCGTGCCCATCCCGATCCGCTCCGAATGA
- a CDS encoding ABC transporter permease: MSTPKRSLIAEFLFNLALLAYPRAFRRRFGVEMRDDFRRRGLALPALVANGIGERWAAAVRWTMFPNATPHLYEPAGRHFMLWDTLRADIRHTLRLAIKTPVFSALTVLALALGIGATSAIFAVVNGVLLQSLPYRDDGRLVNLWSHNTTEDRPRNPLSPANFLDFQRLNTTLDGLEGYFTFVTPTQLVTDSGTEVAYSVFVTSNMFNMLGRTAALGRTFTMGEESDVVVLSDGYWRRRFGGDPNIVGQVLSVSGQSLEVLGVMPPDFVFPYSGMLGPSGFTRVTGVDMWLPIAFSGPMAVNNRMLNQSGQIVRNVHWLGAIGRLKAGVSEQQAAADARTIASQLEQSYPETNKGWSATVVSSIDQSVGTIRPALMILLAGIGFVLLMASVNVANLLLARSIAREKELATRAALGAGRARLARQLLTESALFALAGGLVGMVVMWWTLRGLVALAPANLPRMNEVSVNWEVLLAAGLTTILTGILVGVLPALSSASVNPQASLQDSSRGTVGGALRRRTRAGLVVAEVALAVAITTGAGLLLRSFLSVTNVDPGFETAQLLTWQMNLPPRLATSPDRLAFYRDFFARMEALPGVVSAGGTTRVPLGSTSVTTSIQIDGRPVPSSELPEVQFRRAMHDYFETMGIPIRRGRNFNPTDVATAPPVAVINETMARRLFPYQEAVGQRVRMGPSPAGAWTTIVGVIGDIRHGGLEEEPQPELYISYLQGGGPPVAPFIVLRTAGDPATLAETVRAEVRQIDKNLPLYDMRTMSALRAEAVATRRFILLIVGAFGALALGLAAIGVYGVMSLIVSERTREVGVRLALGAQPSELLGMIVGQAARLAGIGVALGLAVSLPLAPLLDSQLYGIESFDPLTFVVVPVTLLLIATLAAVVPARRAMRIDPLAALRID, translated from the coding sequence GTGAGTACCCCAAAGCGGTCGCTGATCGCGGAATTCCTGTTCAACCTCGCACTGCTGGCCTATCCACGCGCGTTTCGGCGACGGTTCGGCGTCGAGATGCGCGACGACTTTCGGCGTCGTGGTCTCGCCTTGCCGGCGCTGGTGGCCAACGGAATCGGCGAGCGCTGGGCGGCCGCCGTGCGCTGGACGATGTTCCCGAACGCCACTCCACATCTTTACGAGCCCGCAGGGAGACACTTCATGCTCTGGGATACCCTTCGCGCCGACATCCGTCACACTCTCCGGCTGGCGATCAAGACCCCGGTGTTCAGCGCGCTGACGGTGCTGGCGCTGGCGCTCGGTATCGGCGCCACCAGCGCGATCTTCGCGGTGGTCAACGGCGTGTTGCTGCAGTCGCTGCCCTATCGCGATGACGGGCGGCTGGTGAACCTGTGGAGCCACAACACCACCGAAGACCGGCCGCGTAACCCCCTGTCGCCGGCCAACTTCCTCGACTTCCAAAGGCTGAACACGACACTCGACGGCCTCGAGGGCTACTTCACGTTCGTGACGCCGACGCAGCTTGTCACCGACAGCGGCACCGAAGTCGCTTACTCGGTCTTCGTCACGTCGAACATGTTCAACATGCTCGGGCGTACCGCTGCGCTTGGCCGCACGTTCACGATGGGCGAAGAATCAGACGTCGTCGTATTGAGCGACGGCTACTGGCGCCGCCGCTTTGGCGGCGACCCGAACATCGTCGGCCAGGTGCTGTCGGTCTCGGGCCAGTCGCTGGAAGTGCTCGGGGTCATGCCGCCGGACTTCGTCTTCCCCTACAGCGGCATGCTCGGCCCCAGCGGCTTCACGAGGGTCACCGGCGTCGACATGTGGCTGCCCATTGCCTTCTCGGGCCCGATGGCCGTGAACAACCGCATGCTGAATCAGTCGGGCCAGATCGTACGCAACGTGCACTGGCTGGGCGCGATCGGGCGGCTCAAGGCCGGCGTCTCCGAACAGCAGGCCGCGGCCGATGCGCGGACGATCGCGTCGCAGCTCGAACAGAGCTATCCCGAGACGAACAAGGGCTGGAGCGCGACGGTGGTCTCGTCGATTGATCAGTCGGTGGGCACGATCCGTCCGGCGCTGATGATCCTGCTGGCCGGCATCGGCTTCGTGCTGCTGATGGCCTCGGTCAACGTCGCCAACCTCCTGCTCGCCAGAAGCATCGCGCGCGAGAAGGAACTCGCGACCCGGGCCGCGCTCGGCGCCGGCCGGGCGCGCCTCGCCAGGCAGTTGCTCACCGAGAGCGCTCTCTTCGCCCTCGCCGGCGGACTGGTCGGCATGGTCGTGATGTGGTGGACGCTCCGGGGCCTGGTCGCCCTGGCTCCGGCCAACCTGCCCCGCATGAACGAAGTGAGCGTGAACTGGGAAGTGCTGCTCGCGGCCGGACTGACGACGATACTGACCGGCATTCTGGTCGGCGTGCTGCCGGCCCTCAGCTCGGCCAGCGTCAATCCGCAGGCCAGCCTGCAGGACTCCAGCCGCGGTACCGTCGGCGGCGCGCTGCGCCGGCGCACCCGGGCCGGGCTGGTGGTCGCCGAGGTCGCGCTCGCCGTGGCCATCACCACCGGTGCCGGCCTGCTGCTGCGCAGCTTCCTCTCCGTGACGAACGTCGATCCAGGCTTCGAAACGGCGCAGCTGCTGACCTGGCAGATGAACCTGCCGCCACGCCTCGCCACCAGCCCCGATCGTCTGGCCTTCTACCGCGACTTCTTCGCTCGCATGGAGGCCCTGCCCGGGGTGGTGTCGGCAGGCGGCACCACCCGCGTGCCGCTTGGCAGCACGTCGGTCACCACCTCGATCCAGATCGACGGACGCCCGGTCCCGAGCTCTGAACTCCCCGAGGTGCAGTTCCGCCGCGCCATGCACGACTATTTCGAGACCATGGGCATCCCCATCCGCCGGGGACGCAACTTCAATCCCACTGACGTCGCCACCGCGCCGCCGGTGGCCGTCATCAACGAGACCATGGCCCGTCGCCTGTTCCCCTACCAGGAGGCGGTCGGCCAGCGCGTCAGAATGGGCCCCAGTCCGGCCGGTGCGTGGACGACCATCGTCGGCGTCATTGGCGACATCCGCCACGGCGGCCTCGAGGAAGAACCGCAGCCCGAGCTATACATCAGCTACTTGCAGGGAGGGGGACCACCGGTGGCGCCGTTCATCGTGCTTCGCACGGCCGGTGATCCGGCGACACTGGCTGAGACGGTGCGCGCCGAAGTGCGCCAGATCGACAAGAACCTGCCGCTCTACGACATGCGCACCATGTCGGCTCTGCGTGCCGAGGCGGTGGCGACGCGGCGCTTCATCCTGTTGATCGTCGGCGCCTTCGGCGCCCTGGCGCTGGGCCTGGCGGCGATTGGCGTCTACGGCGTGATGTCGTTGATTGTGAGCGAGCGCACGCGCGAGGTGGGTGTGCGCCTGGCACTGGGCGCGCAGCCGTCGGAACTGCTGGGCATGATCGTGGGCCAGGCCGCGAGGCTTGCCGGCATCGGCGTCGCGCTCGGCCTGGCAGTTTCTTTGCCGCTCGCACCACTGCTCGACAGCCAGTTGTACGGCATCGAGTCGTTCGACCCACTGACCTTCGTGGTGGTGCCGGTCACGCTGTTGCTGATTGCCACGCTCGCGGCGGTGGTGCCGGCCCGTCGCGCGATGCGGATCGATCCGCTGGCTGCGCTGCGGATCGATTAG
- the pepF gene encoding oligoendopeptidase F, translating into MPSPASAPSTQVPTRESLDPRYTWDLTSIFPNWEAWEAAFADLDAGIEAYRQYQGTLAQGADQLLRALKDRDDLDQLSYRVWYYPALQYDEDQRNNTVNAKRQRVQLLFAKWQQAISWFQPELLQLPIEAVREWMAESPALGLYRFAVEEVFRLQAHVLNEQGEKLLSLSGRLGGVPKDSYAALSTADARFPTITLSNGESVEVSYGQYRKLLATCRAQADRKLAYEALYDTYLGTINTYATLYNGVMQSDWFEARARGYRTTLDAALFGNAIPTSVVENLIREAKHGVAPFRRYHQLRKRVLGLQDYYVFDAFVPLVDSNERYRYDEVLDWIIEAVEPLGAEYQARVRKAFAERWIDVYENQGKRSGAYSAPVYGANPYMLLNYNDTLDAVFTLAHELGHSMHTLLAQETQPFVYSGYTIFVAEVPSTLNEALLLELMLARAKTREERAVLLQHAIDNIVGTFYNQVLFADFELEAHRLVEADQPITAETLSAIYARLLGEYWGDALSADTRAQHTWARIPHFFQSPYYVYQYATCFASTARLMEEIGGARGAARAEVVTRYLDLLRSGGSDHPMTLLKKAGVDLSQPDTVRAVVAQLDGLVTRLEAELAP; encoded by the coding sequence ATGCCTTCGCCCGCCTCGGCGCCGTCGACCCAGGTTCCCACGCGCGAGTCTCTCGATCCCCGCTACACCTGGGATCTGACGTCGATCTTCCCGAACTGGGAGGCATGGGAGGCGGCGTTCGCGGACCTCGACGCCGGGATCGAGGCCTACAGGCAGTATCAAGGGACTCTCGCGCAGGGCGCCGATCAGCTGCTGCGGGCCTTGAAGGACCGCGACGACCTCGACCAGTTGAGCTACCGCGTGTGGTATTACCCCGCGCTGCAGTACGACGAAGACCAGCGCAACAACACCGTCAACGCCAAGCGGCAGCGTGTCCAGTTGCTGTTTGCCAAGTGGCAGCAGGCGATCTCGTGGTTCCAGCCGGAGCTGTTGCAGCTGCCGATCGAGGCGGTGCGCGAGTGGATGGCGGAATCGCCGGCGCTCGGCCTCTACCGCTTTGCCGTCGAGGAGGTGTTCCGGCTGCAGGCGCACGTGTTGAACGAGCAGGGCGAGAAGCTGCTGTCGCTGTCGGGACGCCTCGGCGGCGTGCCCAAAGATTCGTACGCGGCGCTGTCGACGGCCGATGCGCGCTTTCCGACCATCACCCTGTCGAACGGTGAATCGGTCGAGGTCAGCTACGGGCAGTACCGCAAGTTGCTGGCGACCTGCCGCGCCCAGGCCGACCGCAAGCTGGCGTACGAAGCGTTGTACGACACCTACCTCGGCACCATCAACACCTACGCCACGCTCTACAACGGCGTCATGCAGAGCGACTGGTTCGAGGCCCGCGCCCGCGGCTACCGGACCACGCTCGACGCGGCGCTGTTTGGCAACGCCATTCCCACCAGCGTCGTGGAGAACCTGATTCGCGAGGCCAAGCACGGCGTGGCGCCGTTCCGGCGCTACCACCAGCTGCGCAAGCGCGTGCTCGGGCTTCAGGACTATTACGTCTTCGACGCCTTCGTGCCGCTGGTCGATTCGAACGAGCGTTACCGCTATGACGAAGTCCTTGACTGGATCATCGAAGCGGTCGAGCCGCTTGGCGCCGAGTATCAGGCACGGGTGCGCAAGGCGTTTGCCGAACGCTGGATCGACGTCTACGAGAACCAGGGCAAGCGCAGCGGCGCGTACTCGGCGCCGGTCTACGGCGCCAACCCGTACATGCTGCTGAACTACAACGACACGCTCGACGCCGTGTTCACGCTGGCCCACGAGCTGGGCCACTCGATGCACACGCTGCTGGCGCAGGAAACCCAGCCGTTTGTCTATTCCGGCTACACCATCTTTGTCGCCGAAGTGCCCTCGACCCTCAACGAGGCGCTGCTGCTCGAGCTGATGCTGGCGCGCGCCAAGACGCGCGAAGAACGGGCGGTGCTGCTGCAACACGCCATCGACAACATCGTCGGCACCTTCTACAACCAGGTGTTGTTTGCCGACTTCGAGCTCGAGGCGCACCGGCTGGTCGAGGCCGATCAGCCGATTACCGCCGAAACCCTGAGCGCCATCTACGCGCGGTTGCTGGGCGAGTATTGGGGCGACGCGCTGTCGGCCGATACGAGGGCCCAACACACGTGGGCACGCATTCCGCACTTCTTCCAGTCGCCGTACTACGTTTACCAGTACGCGACCTGCTTTGCGTCGACCGCGCGGCTGATGGAGGAGATCGGCGGCGCCCGCGGCGCGGCCCGCGCCGAGGTCGTGACGCGTTACCTGGACCTGCTGCGGTCGGGTGGCTCGGATCACCCGATGACGCTGCTGAAGAAGGCTGGCGTGGACCTGTCGCAGCCCGACACGGTGCGAGCCGTCGTCGCCCAGCTCGACGGGTTGGTGACTCGCCTGGAAGCGGAGCTCGCGCCCTAA
- the thrC gene encoding threonine synthase, producing the protein MICISTRGKAPAVPFREAVVAGIAPDGGLYVPATLERRPVEWWDRLRLAPFPEVAVAMAQSLLGDEFDEAELAALIRDALNFPVPIVRFDESLRVVELFHGPTFAFKDFGARTLARFLSHLDLSTDAPRAKVTELTVLVATSGDTGSAVAQAFWGVPRTRVVVLYPEGQISTVQEAQFTTLGGNVMAVAVAGSFDDCQGLAKQAFADEGLRQRVRLTSANSISLGRLVPQMFYYAYAALNAPPGARVVVSVPSGNFGNLVAGVMAWRMGAPISGFVAATNVNDTVPRYLQTGRYEPRPSIATVANAMDVGAPSNFERLAWLFGGDRGAMSDLITANAHTDADVKRAIAELHGQYGYVADPHTAIAYLGTKAPWHPPPLADNRASYGETAPKRPPAATAGPGTLAPWHLFLSTAHPAKFREVVEPAIGQAVPLPGPLAAALARPRLVERISPTLGQLAKLL; encoded by the coding sequence GTGATTTGCATCAGCACGCGAGGCAAGGCCCCGGCCGTGCCTTTCCGCGAAGCGGTCGTGGCCGGCATCGCCCCAGACGGCGGGCTGTATGTGCCCGCCACGCTCGAGCGCCGGCCTGTGGAGTGGTGGGACCGGCTTCGCCTGGCGCCGTTCCCCGAGGTGGCCGTGGCGATGGCTCAGTCGTTGCTGGGCGACGAGTTCGACGAGGCCGAGTTGGCCGCGCTGATTCGCGACGCGCTCAACTTTCCCGTGCCGATTGTCCGCTTCGATGAGTCGTTGCGGGTCGTTGAGCTCTTTCACGGCCCGACGTTCGCGTTCAAGGACTTCGGCGCGCGCACACTGGCCCGATTCCTCTCGCATCTCGACCTGTCCACCGATGCGCCTCGCGCGAAGGTGACAGAGCTGACGGTCCTGGTGGCGACCAGCGGCGACACCGGCAGCGCCGTGGCCCAGGCGTTCTGGGGCGTGCCGCGCACCCGCGTGGTGGTGCTCTATCCCGAAGGCCAGATCAGTACCGTGCAGGAGGCGCAGTTCACGACGCTCGGCGGCAACGTCATGGCGGTGGCCGTGGCCGGCTCGTTCGACGATTGTCAGGGCCTGGCGAAGCAGGCGTTCGCGGACGAGGGGCTGCGGCAGCGTGTGCGGTTGACCTCGGCCAACTCGATCAGCCTGGGGCGGCTGGTGCCGCAGATGTTCTACTACGCGTATGCCGCGCTGAACGCGCCCCCCGGCGCGCGGGTCGTGGTTTCGGTGCCGAGCGGCAACTTCGGCAACCTGGTGGCGGGCGTCATGGCCTGGCGAATGGGCGCGCCGATCAGCGGCTTTGTCGCCGCCACCAACGTCAACGACACGGTCCCGCGGTACCTGCAGACTGGCCGCTACGAACCTCGACCTTCGATCGCGACCGTGGCCAACGCCATGGATGTTGGCGCGCCCAGCAACTTCGAGCGCCTGGCCTGGCTGTTCGGCGGCGATCGCGGCGCCATGAGCGACCTGATCACCGCGAACGCGCATACCGACGCCGACGTGAAGCGTGCAATCGCTGAGCTGCACGGGCAGTACGGATACGTCGCCGATCCCCACACGGCTATTGCCTACCTTGGCACGAAAGCACCCTGGCATCCGCCTCCGCTCGCGGACAATCGGGCGAGCTACGGCGAGACCGCGCCGAAGCGGCCTCCGGCCGCGACGGCGGGCCCTGGCACCCTGGCACCGTGGCACCTGTTCTTGAGCACCGCGCACCCTGCCAAATTCAGGGAAGTGGTGGAGCCGGCCATTGGCCAGGCCGTGCCGTTGCCCGGTCCGTTGGCCGCGGCGCTGGCGCGCCCACGCTTGGTCGAGCGCATCAGTCCCACGCTGGGACAGCTCGCGAAATTGTTATGA
- a CDS encoding PQQ-binding-like beta-propeller repeat protein, producing the protein MRTRLAVLAALLALPLVVLHGSASDERYWAQWRGPSMTGVSKSAKPPVEWSETKNIKWKVEIPGRGSASPVVWGDRLYVLTAVPAGITGPAQHEPRGALPQRGVHQYKVMAIDRATGKTVWERIAREEEPHEAAHQDNGSWASSSAVTDGTHLFAYFESRGLYAYDLQGKLLWQTDFGDKQMRNQFGEGSTPALHGKYLVVVWDHIPGPSFIVALDKATGKELWRTSRDEMDTWATPLVVEHAGRQQVIVNAMNRVRSYDLETGKIVWEGPGTTMNVIPSPVFGHGMVFVMSGFRGNNLKAIKLNDAKGDISTTGAIAWQLDRDTPYVPSPLLYDNILYFLKSNNGLLSAFDAVSGKPHYQSLRMAKAPEVFASPVGADGRVYIVSRDGVTTVIKHGTTYEVLAENTLDDGFDASPALVDHELYLRGFRYLYRIGM; encoded by the coding sequence ATGCGAACACGATTGGCCGTGCTGGCTGCCCTCCTCGCCCTCCCACTGGTAGTGCTTCACGGCTCGGCGAGCGACGAGCGGTATTGGGCGCAGTGGCGGGGGCCGTCGATGACGGGCGTCTCGAAGTCGGCGAAGCCGCCTGTGGAGTGGAGCGAAACCAAGAACATCAAGTGGAAGGTCGAAATTCCGGGCCGCGGTTCGGCGTCGCCGGTGGTGTGGGGCGACCGGCTCTACGTACTGACCGCGGTTCCCGCCGGCATCACCGGCCCGGCCCAGCACGAACCGCGTGGCGCCCTGCCGCAGCGCGGCGTCCATCAATACAAGGTGATGGCGATCGATCGCGCCACCGGCAAGACGGTGTGGGAGCGGATCGCTCGCGAAGAAGAGCCCCACGAGGCGGCGCACCAGGACAACGGGTCCTGGGCCTCCAGCTCCGCAGTGACCGACGGCACGCACCTCTTCGCCTACTTCGAGTCGCGCGGGCTCTATGCCTACGATCTGCAGGGCAAGCTCCTGTGGCAGACCGATTTCGGCGACAAGCAGATGCGCAACCAGTTCGGCGAGGGGTCGACGCCGGCGCTCCACGGCAAGTACCTGGTGGTCGTCTGGGATCACATTCCCGGCCCGTCGTTCATCGTCGCGCTCGACAAGGCCACCGGCAAGGAACTGTGGCGCACTTCGCGCGATGAAATGGACACGTGGGCGACACCGCTGGTCGTTGAGCACGCCGGCCGTCAGCAGGTGATCGTCAACGCGATGAACCGCGTGCGGAGTTACGACCTCGAGACCGGCAAGATCGTGTGGGAGGGTCCGGGCACGACGATGAACGTGATCCCGTCACCGGTCTTCGGCCACGGCATGGTGTTCGTCATGAGCGGCTTTCGCGGCAACAACCTCAAAGCCATCAAGCTGAACGACGCCAAAGGCGATATCAGCACGACCGGCGCGATCGCCTGGCAGTTGGATCGCGACACGCCGTACGTGCCATCGCCCTTGCTCTACGACAACATCCTGTACTTCCTGAAATCCAACAACGGCCTGCTGTCGGCGTTTGACGCGGTCAGCGGCAAGCCCCACTACCAGTCGCTGCGCATGGCGAAAGCGCCCGAAGTGTTTGCCTCGCCCGTCGGCGCTGATGGCCGCGTCTACATCGTCAGCCGCGACGGCGTGACCACGGTCATCAAGCACGGAACCACCTACGAGGTGCTTGCGGAGAATACGCTCGACGACGGGTTCGATGCGTCGCCGGCGCTGGTGGACCACGAGCTGTACCTCCGAGGATTTCGCTACCTGTACCGGATCGGCATGTAG